One genomic segment of Oenanthe melanoleuca isolate GR-GAL-2019-014 chromosome 5, OMel1.0, whole genome shotgun sequence includes these proteins:
- the LOC130253435 gene encoding mas-related G-protein coupled receptor member A8-like, producing MEVTTVSPFFSSPTNGPGECEIDVTNVAIHSVTLLVCLCGLAGNGAVLWLLHIHGITDFIFNQAFTDFLFLVFTVPSTLLFLLEEVSCSAIMPQMYLSLLFQLSLFSYNMGLYRLMFISIDRCRSILCLFCCGCQLPDRLLWVLMSVLFWAFFFVVIVVNPTVTSLCQSHQQEHCWVPLLSMYVFNLFLFAAPMVISSTILFTHFMPGSQQQQHKRLDMVIFLIALSSLPLSLWYFLQQLGYTVVSSQVVFLLACINSSIKPFIYFWVGSCRRHYSMESCRSHCSMKFLRKALHRVFEEPEENPACSNDAITDTTV from the coding sequence ATGGAGGTGACCACCGTGTCCCCTTTTTTCAGCTCACCAACCAACGGACCTGGTGAGTGTGAGATAGATGTCACCAACGTGGCCATACACAGTGTGACACTGCTTGTCTGCCTctgtgggctggctgggaaCGGGGCTGTCCTCTGGCTCCTCCACATTCATGGCATCACCGACTTCATCTTCAACCAGGCTTTCACCGACTTCCTCTTCCTCGTCTTCACTGTGCCCTCCACTTTGCTCTTCCTGCTGGAGGAAGTCTCCTGCTCCGCTATAATGCCTCAGATGTATTTGAGCTTGCTTTTCCAGTTGTCACTGTTCTCCTACAACATGGGGCTGTACCGGCTGATGTTCATCAGTATCGACAGGTGCAGGTCCATCCTCTGCCTGTTTTGCTGCGGTTGCCAACTTCCTGACCGCCTGTTGTGGGTATTGATGAGTGTCCTGTTCTGGGCCTTCTTCTTTGTTGTCATCGTTGTCAATCCCACCGTGACCTCCCTGTGCCAGTCACAccagcaggagcactgctgggTGCCTCTCCTCTCCATGTACGTCTTCAACCTCTTCCTATTTGCTGCACCCATGGTCATTTCCAGCACAATCCTCTTCACTCATTTCatgcctggctcccagcagcagcaacacaaGCGGCTCGACATGGTTATCTTCCTCATTGCACTCTCCAGTCTGCCCCTCAGTCTCTGgtatttcctgcagcagctcggTTACACAGTTGTGTCCTCCCAGGTGGTTTTCCTACTCGCCTGCATCAACAGCAGCATCAAACCCTTCATCTACTTCTGggtggggagctgcaggagacacTACTccatggagagctgcaggagccactGCTCCATGAAGTTCCTAAGGAAGGCTCTCCACAGGGTGTTTGAGGAGCCAGAAGAAAACCCTGCCTGCAGTAATGATGCCATCACAGACACAACGGTCTGA
- the LOC130253472 gene encoding mas-related G-protein coupled receptor member H-like — translation MEVSTVSPTPASPTEGDDLCEVDVTNVAIHSVTLLICLCGLAGNGAVLWLQRRKSVTGYIFNQAFDDFFFLLFMVPSTLLFLVEAVSCSVIMPPVYLSFLFQLSMVSYNMGLYRLMFINTKRCRSIRYHLCCHLPQYMLWVVMRVLQWAFFYSVIALNPTITSLCQAYEHKHCWGAVISLYTLNFFLFVAPLPISSTILFIKAKCGLQQQHPERLDIVVFFTALFTLPVSISNFLQQLHYMAVSSQVVLLLICIHSSMKPFIYFLAGSCWRHCWSLVTDCLQRISNEPKESIACSNDAAMDTGV, via the coding sequence ATGGAGGTGAGCACTGTGTCCCCAACTCCTGCCTCACCCACTGAAGGGGACGATCTCTGTGAGGTAGATGTCACCAATGTGGCCATACACAGTGTGACACTGCTCATCTGCCTctgtgggctggctgggaaCGGGGCTGTACTCTGGCTCCAACGCAGGAAATCCGTCACTGGCTACATCTTCAACCAGGCCTTCGAtgactttttcttcctcctcttcatgGTCCCCTCCACCCTACTCTTCCTGGTAgaggctgtgtcctgctccGTTATCATGCCTCCTGTATACTTGAGCTTCCTCTTCCAGCTGTCAATGGTCTCCTACAACATGGGGCTGTACCGGCTGATGTTTATCAACACCAAGAGGTGCAGGTCCATTCGCTAccacctctgctgccacctTCCCCAGTACATGCTGTGGGTGGTAATGAGAGTCCTGCAGTGGGCTTTCTTCTACTCTGTCATCGCTCTCAACCCCACCATCACTTCTCTATGCCAGGCATATGAGCACAAACACTGCTGGGGAGCTGTCATCTCCCTGTACACGCTCAACTTCTTCCTCTTTGTTGCACCCCTGCCCATTTCCAGCACAATCCTCTTCATTAAGGCCAAGTGtggcctccagcagcagcacccgGAGAGGCTCGACATCGTTGTTTTCTTCACTGCACTCTTCACTCTCCCTGTCAGCATCTCcaatttcctgcagcagctccattaCATGGCTGTGTCCTCCCAGGTTGTTCTCCTCCTCAtctgcatccacagcagcatGAAACCCTTCATCTACTTcttggcagggagctgctggaggcactgcTGGAGTCTCGTTACGGACTGCCTCCAGAGGATCTCTAATGAGCCAAAGGAGAGCATTGCCTGCAGCAATGATGCTGCTATGGACACAGGGGTCTGA